Proteins from a single region of Syntrophales bacterium:
- the ftcD gene encoding glutamate formimidoyltransferase: protein MTQPLILECIPNFSEGRDRQAMEAVAAALDDFPGIRRLDLCLDRDHHRSVLTFLGEPEAMVQGALAVCRRALERIDMRDHRGGHPRIGAVDVIPFVPLGGAGMDVAVEAARRFGTAFGDECGVPVFFYGEAALKPERRSLPQLRRGGYEGLRERMKDPAWRPDAGPASFNERSGASAVGARMPLVAFNVNLDSNDMHLARRIAGRIRESGGGLPALRAIGVFLESRGIAQVSMNLTDWRVTPVRAAFEAVKAAAVEAGVGVLESELIGLAPRGAFAGVDPGEIKLVEFSEKRFLESHLPGS, encoded by the coding sequence TTGACCCAGCCATTGATCCTGGAGTGCATTCCCAATTTCAGTGAAGGACGGGACCGGCAGGCCATGGAGGCCGTGGCGGCCGCCCTGGACGACTTCCCGGGAATCCGGCGCCTGGACCTGTGCCTGGACCGGGACCATCACCGCAGCGTCCTCACGTTCCTGGGGGAGCCCGAGGCGATGGTACAGGGCGCCCTGGCTGTCTGCAGGCGTGCCCTGGAGCGGATCGACATGCGGGACCACCGGGGTGGCCACCCCCGGATCGGGGCGGTGGACGTGATTCCCTTTGTGCCCCTGGGTGGGGCCGGGATGGACGTTGCCGTGGAGGCGGCTCGACGTTTCGGGACCGCCTTTGGGGACGAGTGCGGGGTGCCCGTCTTCTTCTACGGCGAGGCGGCCCTCAAGCCGGAGCGGCGTTCGTTGCCGCAGTTGCGGCGGGGAGGCTACGAGGGACTGCGGGAACGGATGAAGGATCCGGCGTGGCGGCCCGATGCGGGGCCTGCGTCTTTCAACGAACGGTCCGGGGCCTCTGCGGTGGGCGCCCGGATGCCGCTGGTGGCCTTCAATGTAAACCTGGATTCGAATGACATGCACCTGGCCCGCCGGATCGCCGGCAGGATCCGGGAGTCCGGGGGCGGCCTGCCCGCCCTGCGGGCCATTGGGGTGTTTCTGGAGAGCCGGGGTATCGCCCAGGTGTCTATGAACCTGACGGACTGGCGGGTAACCCCCGTCCGCGCCGCCTTCGAGGCGGTGAAAGCGGCGGCGGTGGAAGCGGGCGTCGGCGTTCTGGAGTCGGAGCTGATCGGCCTTGCACCCCGGGGCGCCTTCGCGGGCGTTGATCCCGGAGAGATCAAGCTGGTGGAGTTCAGCGAGAAGCGTTTTCTCGAGTCGCACCTGCCCGGGTCCTGA
- the ftsY gene encoding signal recognition particle-docking protein FtsY, giving the protein MFDRKKNGFFDKLKSGLEKTKKLLLTDVDDLILGAKVIDQKLYDDIEEALIMADVGPTFAHELIERMQEQVKRKQLTQPELLKRVLRESMEEILVSGTAPPVSAPAGGSLVIMVIGVNGTGKTTTIGKLARAYKGEGKDVILVAADTFRAAAIEQLEVWANRTGSPLVKQQAGADPSAVVFDAMKAASSGKQQVVIIDTAGRLHTKVNLMEELKKMKRIMSRELPGAPQETYLVLDATTGQNAVSQAKLFHEEIGVSGIILTKLDGTAKGGVVIRIARELKIPIRYVGVGEGLDDLRPFDAAEFVEALFD; this is encoded by the coding sequence TTGTTCGATCGCAAAAAAAACGGATTTTTCGACAAGCTGAAGTCGGGGCTGGAAAAGACAAAGAAGCTCCTCCTTACCGATGTGGACGACCTGATCCTCGGGGCGAAGGTCATCGACCAGAAGCTCTACGACGACATCGAAGAGGCTCTCATCATGGCCGACGTGGGACCCACCTTCGCCCACGAGCTGATCGAGCGGATGCAGGAGCAGGTGAAGCGCAAGCAACTGACCCAGCCGGAACTCCTCAAGAGGGTCCTCCGGGAGTCCATGGAGGAGATCCTCGTGTCCGGTACGGCGCCTCCCGTCTCCGCGCCTGCCGGCGGCTCCCTCGTCATCATGGTCATCGGGGTGAACGGGACCGGGAAGACGACCACCATCGGCAAGCTGGCGAGGGCCTACAAGGGCGAAGGAAAGGACGTGATCCTGGTGGCGGCCGACACGTTCCGGGCCGCCGCTATCGAGCAGCTCGAGGTCTGGGCGAACCGGACGGGATCTCCCCTGGTGAAGCAGCAGGCCGGGGCCGATCCCTCGGCGGTGGTCTTCGACGCCATGAAGGCGGCCTCGTCGGGCAAACAGCAGGTGGTCATCATCGACACGGCGGGACGGCTCCACACGAAGGTCAACCTCATGGAGGAGCTGAAGAAGATGAAGCGGATCATGAGCCGCGAGCTGCCCGGCGCGCCTCAAGAGACCTACCTCGTCCTGGACGCCACGACGGGGCAGAACGCCGTTTCGCAGGCCAAACTCTTTCATGAAGAGATCGGCGTCAGCGGGATCATCCTGACGAAACTCGACGGGACCGCCAAGGGCGGCGTGGTGATTCGCATCGCCCGGGAACTGAAGATTCCCATCCGGTATGTCGGGGTCGGCGAGGGGCTGGACGACCTGCGGCCCTTTGACGCTGCGGAATTCGTGGAGGCGCTGTTCGACTGA
- a CDS encoding metallophosphoesterase family protein: MERIFAIGDIHGCRSLLEELLDRLELRPETDTVVFIGDYIDRGPDSRGVVETVLALRRRIPKVVCLMGNHERMFLDYLEDPAAAAMFLGNGGVATLRSYGLWKGEPVGIGDLPEEHRHFFSSLSLWHETERYLFVHAGLRPGIPLAEQDPWDLVWIRREFIHSSASFGKTVVFGHTPLPEPYVDGTKIGIDTGAVYGGPLTCVELPAMRFHTARGASN, encoded by the coding sequence GTGGAGCGCATCTTTGCCATCGGAGACATCCACGGCTGCCGCTCCCTCCTGGAGGAGCTCCTGGACAGGCTCGAACTGCGACCGGAGACGGACACCGTCGTTTTTATCGGGGATTACATTGACCGGGGGCCGGATTCCCGGGGAGTCGTCGAGACCGTACTGGCGCTCCGGCGGCGGATCCCGAAGGTCGTCTGCCTGATGGGGAACCACGAGCGGATGTTCCTGGACTACCTTGAAGATCCTGCTGCTGCGGCGATGTTCCTGGGAAACGGCGGGGTTGCGACGCTCCGCTCCTACGGGCTCTGGAAGGGGGAACCGGTGGGGATCGGCGATCTTCCGGAGGAGCACCGGCACTTCTTCTCCTCGCTGTCCCTCTGGCATGAGACGGAGCGGTATCTCTTCGTCCACGCGGGCCTGCGGCCGGGGATTCCCCTGGCGGAGCAGGATCCCTGGGATCTCGTCTGGATCCGGCGGGAGTTCATCCATTCGTCGGCGTCCTTCGGCAAGACGGTCGTCTTCGGCCACACCCCGTTGCCGGAACCTTACGTGGACGGGACCAAGATCGGCATCGACACCGGGGCGGTCTACGGCGGCCCGCTGACCTGCGTGGAACTGCCGGCGATGCGGTTCCACACGGCGCGAGGAGCATCGAATTGA
- the smc gene encoding chromosome segregation protein SMC: MRLQRLEITGFKSFRDRVVLDFSEGISGVVGPNGCGKSNVVDAVRWVMGEQRVKSLRGRKMDDVIFNGSEDSAPVGLAEVTMVLADDGRCFPEPYDAMTEVSITRRLIRDGDSEYLINKVPCRLLDVREFFLGTGVGVRGYSLVEQGSVSSLVEARPEERRQFIEEAAGISKFKSRKESAIRKMETTRQNLTRMNDIIREVKTQLNAISRQAKRAEQYKAIRKEVREGEIVQMLQAYADLTTRSATLEAARDTAREKEEEIRAKLGVSEAGWEAAKTEAVAREGDLNRLQETLYELRNVISSKEQSVAFQRQQVEELTRQRERETEEIGQLSGRAEEFRREAAAAEALEQELSDEILKAEADLRDLQGALEEYRQQDRSAHRELEEKKVQFIELIKEKTTARNRLTALQKNREDLERREARDSRELEEQTRRREQLRETLAGLATGLTEDEGKLDDLIIRRGDASDELKRTRRELEETDELITEHKQELGRRSSRLQSLREFYEGYEWCGEGTRALLGGRQEKAPDGLPRESFLGLVADYIDVPRDYEAAVEAVLGEKLQYILVKNQFDGVKAIDYLKNGAFGRCSFVPVEVRNYADGGSATPVHLQETVRLLDVVRVRDDFQDVASCLLGDVRVISDLYRGVNLWRQNGFRGTFVTRDGDLISPHGVLTGGAASGGERSPLRNKREMTELEAEVRSLEDAVSEAMDRKREGTSLIAQWEEELVRLRGEVHRMEIQINSWRKDLERYEDESRRIDQRLRVLGFERERLQAEEQELVRQMQEVQAEVVSWEAREKSMSDEMAGIQGRWDGIRADLEERESLLTNRKVGMAALQQRREANERTLERLNRSLDQTVRDLEARQAGIETAGRKLAELATRIEEDKAALKASYGEMETLDADLGARREIHRKQEEELRTLEEGMRVLKGRLEEAARETANSDLACREIAFQVESLKQNLQARDQDEVARLLESFRPLEEEALRDLQEKMERNRRTLDGFGEVNLLADEEYAQLKERFDFLTAQAEDLQKSLDILQQTITRINRISRQRFAETFEAVNACFRNVFSRLFPGGRGELRLTDETDMLETGVDIDIQVPGKRTQNITLLSGGEKSLAAIGLIFAIILHRPSPFVILDEVDAALDDANISLFNRLVQEIAASSQIILVTHNKRSMEIAGSLYGVTMQKQGISTVVSVTLR, encoded by the coding sequence ATGAGACTTCAACGACTTGAAATAACGGGTTTTAAGTCTTTCCGGGATCGGGTGGTCCTTGACTTCTCGGAGGGCATCAGCGGCGTGGTCGGGCCCAACGGGTGCGGCAAGAGCAACGTTGTCGATGCCGTCCGGTGGGTCATGGGCGAGCAGCGGGTAAAGTCCCTCCGGGGCCGGAAGATGGACGACGTGATCTTCAACGGGAGCGAGGACTCCGCCCCGGTCGGCCTCGCCGAGGTCACCATGGTTCTGGCCGACGACGGCCGCTGCTTTCCCGAGCCTTATGATGCCATGACGGAAGTCAGCATCACCCGGCGGCTCATCCGCGACGGCGACAGCGAGTATCTGATCAACAAGGTGCCCTGCCGTCTTCTGGACGTCCGGGAGTTCTTCCTTGGCACCGGGGTCGGTGTCCGGGGGTATTCCCTGGTGGAGCAGGGTAGCGTTTCCAGCCTTGTCGAGGCCAGGCCGGAAGAGCGGCGCCAGTTCATCGAGGAGGCGGCGGGCATCTCCAAGTTCAAGAGCCGCAAGGAGTCGGCCATCCGGAAGATGGAGACGACGCGGCAGAACCTGACCCGCATGAACGACATTATCCGGGAGGTGAAGACCCAGCTGAACGCCATCTCCCGGCAGGCAAAGCGGGCCGAACAGTACAAGGCCATCCGGAAGGAGGTCCGGGAGGGCGAAATCGTCCAGATGCTGCAGGCTTACGCGGACCTGACCACGCGGAGCGCGACCCTGGAGGCGGCCCGCGATACCGCCCGGGAGAAGGAAGAGGAGATCCGCGCGAAGCTCGGCGTGTCGGAGGCAGGCTGGGAGGCGGCCAAGACGGAGGCGGTCGCCCGGGAGGGAGACCTGAACCGCCTTCAGGAGACCTTGTACGAGCTCCGGAACGTCATCTCGTCGAAGGAACAGTCGGTCGCCTTCCAGCGCCAGCAGGTGGAAGAGCTGACGCGGCAGCGGGAGCGTGAGACGGAGGAGATCGGACAGCTCTCCGGCCGGGCGGAGGAGTTCCGGCGCGAAGCCGCCGCGGCGGAGGCCCTCGAACAGGAGCTGTCGGACGAGATTCTCAAGGCCGAAGCGGACCTGCGGGATCTGCAGGGCGCGCTGGAGGAATACCGGCAGCAGGACCGGTCGGCCCACCGGGAGCTGGAAGAGAAGAAGGTCCAGTTCATCGAACTGATCAAGGAAAAGACAACCGCCCGGAACCGCTTGACGGCCCTGCAGAAGAACCGCGAAGACCTGGAGCGGCGGGAGGCCCGGGACAGCCGGGAGCTGGAGGAGCAGACCCGCCGCCGGGAACAGCTCCGGGAAACCCTGGCGGGGCTTGCCACCGGACTCACCGAGGACGAAGGGAAACTGGACGACCTGATCATCCGGCGGGGGGATGCCTCCGACGAATTGAAGCGCACCCGCCGGGAACTGGAAGAAACGGACGAGCTCATCACGGAACACAAGCAAGAGCTGGGACGGCGGTCGTCCCGGCTCCAGTCGCTCCGGGAATTCTACGAGGGATACGAGTGGTGCGGCGAAGGGACACGGGCCCTGCTGGGAGGCCGGCAGGAGAAGGCGCCGGACGGTCTCCCGCGGGAATCCTTCCTCGGCCTCGTGGCGGATTACATCGATGTCCCCCGGGACTACGAGGCGGCCGTGGAGGCCGTGCTGGGTGAGAAGCTCCAGTATATTCTCGTGAAAAACCAGTTCGACGGCGTCAAGGCCATCGATTACCTCAAGAACGGCGCCTTCGGGCGGTGCAGTTTTGTCCCCGTCGAGGTCCGCAACTATGCCGACGGTGGAAGCGCGACGCCGGTTCACCTACAGGAGACCGTGCGGCTCCTCGACGTCGTCCGGGTCCGTGACGATTTCCAGGACGTAGCCTCCTGCCTGCTGGGAGACGTCCGGGTCATCTCCGACCTGTATCGCGGCGTGAACCTCTGGAGGCAGAACGGATTCCGCGGAACCTTCGTCACCCGGGACGGGGATCTGATCAGCCCGCACGGAGTCCTGACGGGGGGTGCCGCCTCGGGTGGAGAGCGGAGTCCCCTGCGGAACAAGCGGGAGATGACGGAGCTGGAGGCGGAGGTCCGGTCCCTGGAAGACGCGGTATCCGAGGCGATGGACCGGAAGAGGGAAGGCACATCGCTGATCGCCCAGTGGGAGGAGGAGCTTGTCCGGCTGCGGGGCGAGGTCCACCGGATGGAGATCCAGATCAACAGCTGGCGGAAGGACCTGGAGCGGTACGAAGATGAGTCCCGGCGCATCGATCAGCGGCTCCGTGTCCTGGGCTTCGAGCGGGAGCGCCTCCAGGCGGAGGAGCAGGAGCTCGTCCGGCAGATGCAGGAAGTGCAGGCCGAGGTCGTTTCCTGGGAAGCCCGCGAAAAATCCATGAGCGACGAGATGGCGGGCATTCAGGGCCGGTGGGACGGGATCCGGGCCGATCTCGAGGAGCGGGAATCCCTCCTGACGAACCGGAAGGTCGGCATGGCGGCCCTGCAGCAGCGCCGGGAGGCCAACGAGCGGACGCTGGAGAGGCTGAACCGTTCGCTCGACCAGACCGTCCGGGACCTGGAGGCCCGGCAGGCCGGCATCGAGACGGCCGGTCGGAAACTGGCGGAATTAGCAACCCGGATCGAGGAGGACAAAGCTGCCCTGAAGGCATCCTACGGGGAAATGGAGACCCTCGATGCGGACCTCGGAGCACGGAGGGAGATCCACCGGAAACAGGAAGAGGAGCTCAGGACCCTGGAGGAGGGCATGCGGGTCCTCAAGGGGCGGCTCGAGGAGGCGGCGCGGGAGACGGCCAACAGCGATCTGGCGTGCCGCGAGATTGCCTTCCAGGTGGAATCCCTGAAGCAGAACCTGCAGGCCCGCGACCAGGACGAAGTGGCTCGCCTGCTCGAATCGTTCCGGCCGCTGGAAGAGGAGGCTCTCCGCGATCTCCAGGAAAAGATGGAGCGGAACCGCCGGACCCTGGATGGGTTCGGGGAGGTGAACCTGCTGGCCGACGAAGAGTACGCCCAGTTGAAGGAGCGCTTCGACTTCCTGACCGCCCAGGCGGAGGACCTTCAGAAGTCGCTGGATATCCTCCAGCAGACCATCACGCGGATCAACCGTATCTCCCGGCAGCGGTTCGCCGAGACCTTCGAGGCCGTGAACGCCTGTTTCCGGAACGTCTTCTCCCGCCTCTTCCCGGGCGGCCGGGGAGAACTCCGCCTCACCGACGAGACGGACATGCTGGAGACGGGGGTGGACATCGACATCCAGGTCCCGGGGAAGCGGACCCAGAACATCACGCTCCTCTCGGGCGGGGAGAAGTCTCTTGCCGCCATCGGGCTCATCTTCGCCATCATCCTGCACCGGCCGTCCCCCTTTGTGATCCTCGACGAAGTGGACGCCGCCCTCGACGACGCCAACATCTCCCTCTTCAACCGCCTGGTCCAGGAGATCGCCGCATCTTCCCAGATCATCCTGGTGACCCACAACAAGCGGAGCATGGAAATCGCCGGAAGCCTCTACGGCGTGACCATGCAGAAGCAGGGGATATCCACCGTCGTCTCCGTCACCCTCCGGTAG
- a CDS encoding DUF2778 domain-containing protein → MWIDPEQPGRIPYIIPITSGKAESMNRPECSGKENEGPIPKGSYTVDVTQLSNPSKIRDLFNMRYGDWGDWNVPLIPDPETDTYGRRNFYLHGGLFPGSSGCVDFGGGIFGNSITDQLLNDMLADTSRKIKVIVR, encoded by the coding sequence ATGTGGATTGATCCTGAACAACCTGGTCGCATTCCATACATAATTCCAATTACTTCTGGCAAGGCTGAAAGTATGAACAGGCCAGAATGCAGTGGTAAAGAAAACGAAGGACCTATTCCAAAAGGTTCATACACCGTGGATGTTACTCAACTTTCAAATCCAAGCAAGATTCGCGATCTTTTTAACATGAGATATGGTGATTGGGGGGATTGGAATGTTCCATTGATTCCAGATCCGGAGACAGACACATACGGAAGAAGAAATTTTTATTTGCATGGCGGTTTATTCCCTGGATCCTCCGGATGTGTTGATTTCGGTGGTGGCATATTTGGCAATTCTATTACCGATCAATTATTAAATGACATGCTTGCCGATACTAGCCGCAAAATCAAAGTTATTGTCCGATAG
- a CDS encoding RHS repeat-associated core domain-containing protein — MKKAAAKHCLSLIACLFAWLFFLSTAWGACSGGERIGYETQQMQVGGTQTLTVTGARPDASYRWRVASGGGSLSATTGASVVYTAPSSNPNCENNPVITLSSDGASCDTLQIAVHGAGTNDWYYPVSKVGAVEVCREHADHTALCRAWIGCDGNPSENCRPLGPNCGMTSFFCNSHGWFLTRPCNSESAPYNIPPGTYCSGSMGPTYKDIRTPMMKANGCCPAALLPAEPPPPACDVSVTSFGGTSTAIDVHNGGRVVFTGTIASSDPVSWRVTVAGKKIGEGTGLAVSVPWDGRLDGQVAEIGRTWPVKLVVETTDGRCGIEGETTVTVTAAEKDCKMQVPVGSWAHLAAGSLSESLLLFRLPGSRMMPEFGLTYDSNDGKRGILGTGWTHDYMETLTAIPEEDRYVWRDSRGGRLVLYRNGEVHTPEHSSWPALAKNADGTYDLFSRDLTHRLFNASGRLTAILDPNGNAVTLTYDAGNNLVAVTDPAGRKIAFAYDAAGLLGTVTDPNGNTHAFTYTGKTVAGAVLGRVVSQTSAGVETWTFTYDEAFRILSKTDPRGYETRYTYDGNRLAGTTDPEGKTREIRYDPESSWSTLTEKDGGTWTFRYDPVLGVLLERTDPLGHTTRYGYDGNRNLVRQTEPDGSESAYTYDGYGNLSSVTDPLGKTTCFTYNGQGQVTSVTDPLGHTVTYGYDARGNLLAITDAQGAVTRYAHDDRGNVTGITDALGRTMVLAYDASGNLVSVTDPEKSTATLGYDSLGNRVRMKDALGNATTFDFDSLNRLIRITDPLGHATRLTRDPAGNPLTVTDPNGHATGYTYNYQDQVTRIVDALEHVTTLTYGGSSCPSCGAGADRLTAVTDAKGQTTTFDYDLAGRMTKETDPLGNATSYGYDARGNLAALTRPDGRTIAYRYDWNGRLLEKVFSDGSTAAFRYDDAGNLVYAGNQHIAYQFTYDANRRVTEVVDSEGRRIRYSYDALGNRTEMVTPEGKAVSYTYDLNGRLTGIGTANAEGDSPESGSGNASSGTYNFTYDSAGRRTLLARPGGTTTAYSYDAGSRLLKILHRDRDGRTLDTVGYTHDNTGNRVTREEKDRTVSYGYDAVDRLTEASPKPKSAKGILGKLLEEIAKKLKEGYEYDAVGNRVRGPGKNDSQAHDAGNRLLEDRDHRYEYDANGNLVRKTGTGPLGAVTTYRYDDENNLIGAEIALGPLTTEIEYAYDPFGRRIAKTVKREIELGDREFSIPAPRTIRYVYDNEDVILEYLKHGDREARTASYLHGPGIDEPLAVERRRPPLFGNGGFEVFDYLADGLGSVTGLTDSKGRLVQRYEYDSFGNPLAINPLIVQPYAFTGREYDPETGLYYYRARYYDPKAGRFITKDPIGFAGGVNSYSCVQNNPVNKIDPLGLFEWVNPIPYWRGVYRGTKDFLRNYRDMRDANTIGADKYFHCIANCQATREGQGGRDISEIIGEGRELTDEYIKGDTRSACDEDRAANRQGRNGDPGGTCSQVCNPLRPKGLDPRY, encoded by the coding sequence ATGAAGAAAGCTGCTGCGAAGCACTGCCTTTCGCTTATTGCGTGCCTGTTCGCATGGCTGTTCTTTCTTTCCACCGCCTGGGGAGCCTGCAGCGGCGGCGAGCGAATCGGCTACGAGACGCAGCAGATGCAGGTGGGCGGGACGCAGACGCTCACGGTGACCGGTGCCAGGCCGGATGCCTCGTACCGCTGGCGGGTTGCCTCGGGCGGCGGGTCCCTCTCGGCGACGACAGGCGCATCCGTTGTGTACACGGCCCCCTCCTCGAACCCGAACTGCGAGAACAATCCCGTCATCACCCTCTCGTCGGACGGCGCCTCCTGCGACACGCTGCAGATCGCCGTGCACGGGGCCGGCACCAACGACTGGTATTACCCCGTCTCGAAGGTGGGAGCCGTGGAGGTCTGCCGGGAGCATGCGGACCATACGGCCCTGTGCAGGGCCTGGATCGGATGCGACGGCAACCCCAGTGAGAACTGCCGGCCTCTGGGGCCGAACTGCGGGATGACGTCTTTCTTTTGCAACTCCCATGGCTGGTTCCTGACCCGTCCCTGCAACTCCGAGTCGGCACCCTACAATATCCCTCCGGGGACCTACTGCTCCGGCTCCATGGGACCGACCTACAAGGACATCCGGACCCCCATGATGAAGGCCAACGGCTGCTGTCCCGCGGCGCTGCTTCCGGCGGAGCCTCCGCCCCCGGCCTGCGACGTGTCGGTGACGTCCTTCGGCGGGACCTCGACGGCCATCGACGTCCACAACGGGGGGCGGGTGGTCTTCACCGGGACGATCGCCTCCTCGGACCCGGTCTCCTGGAGGGTGACCGTGGCGGGGAAGAAGATCGGCGAGGGGACCGGCCTGGCCGTCTCGGTTCCCTGGGACGGAAGACTGGACGGCCAGGTCGCAGAGATCGGCCGGACCTGGCCGGTGAAGCTGGTCGTGGAGACCACCGACGGCCGGTGCGGCATCGAGGGGGAGACCACGGTCACCGTGACGGCCGCGGAGAAGGACTGCAAGATGCAGGTTCCGGTGGGCTCCTGGGCCCACCTGGCGGCGGGGAGCCTCTCCGAGTCCCTCCTTCTGTTCCGTCTCCCGGGCTCCCGGATGATGCCGGAGTTCGGCCTTACCTACGACAGCAACGACGGGAAGAGGGGCATACTCGGGACGGGCTGGACCCACGACTATATGGAGACCCTGACGGCCATCCCGGAGGAGGACCGGTACGTCTGGCGGGACAGCCGGGGCGGCCGGCTGGTCTTGTACCGGAACGGCGAGGTCCATACCCCGGAGCACTCCTCCTGGCCGGCCCTGGCGAAGAACGCCGACGGGACGTACGATCTCTTCTCCCGGGACCTGACCCACCGCCTCTTCAACGCCTCCGGCAGGCTCACGGCCATCCTGGACCCAAACGGCAACGCCGTCACCCTGACGTACGATGCGGGCAACAACCTGGTGGCCGTCACCGACCCGGCGGGCCGGAAGATCGCCTTTGCCTACGATGCCGCCGGCCTCCTCGGGACGGTCACCGATCCCAACGGCAACACCCACGCCTTCACCTACACGGGGAAGACCGTGGCGGGGGCCGTCCTGGGGCGGGTCGTCTCGCAGACCTCCGCAGGAGTAGAGACGTGGACCTTCACCTATGACGAAGCCTTCCGGATACTTTCGAAGACGGACCCCCGGGGCTACGAGACCCGATACACCTACGACGGGAACCGCCTCGCCGGGACGACGGATCCCGAGGGGAAGACCCGGGAGATCCGGTACGATCCGGAATCCTCTTGGTCCACCCTGACGGAGAAGGACGGGGGGACTTGGACCTTCCGGTACGACCCCGTTCTCGGCGTCCTCCTGGAGAGGACGGACCCCCTGGGCCACACGACCCGTTACGGCTATGACGGGAACCGGAACCTGGTCCGACAGACGGAGCCCGACGGGAGCGAGAGCGCCTACACCTACGACGGCTACGGCAACCTTTCCTCGGTCACGGATCCCCTGGGGAAGACCACGTGCTTCACCTATAACGGCCAAGGCCAGGTCACGTCGGTCACGGACCCCCTGGGACACACCGTCACCTACGGCTACGACGCCCGGGGAAACCTCCTCGCGATCACGGATGCCCAAGGGGCCGTCACCCGGTATGCCCATGACGACCGGGGCAATGTCACCGGCATCACCGACGCGTTGGGGAGGACGATGGTCCTGGCCTACGACGCCTCGGGCAACCTCGTCTCCGTCACGGACCCGGAGAAGAGCACCGCGACCCTGGGCTACGACAGCCTGGGCAACCGGGTCCGGATGAAGGACGCCCTGGGGAACGCCACCACGTTTGACTTCGACAGCCTGAACCGGCTCATCCGGATCACCGATCCCCTGGGTCATGCCACCCGCCTGACGCGGGATCCCGCCGGCAATCCGCTGACGGTGACCGACCCCAACGGCCACGCCACGGGCTACACCTACAACTACCAGGACCAGGTGACCCGGATCGTCGACGCGCTGGAGCATGTCACCACCCTGACCTACGGTGGGTCATCCTGCCCCTCCTGCGGGGCCGGGGCGGACCGGCTGACGGCGGTGACGGACGCGAAGGGACAGACCACGACCTTCGACTACGACTTGGCGGGGAGGATGACGAAAGAGACGGATCCCCTGGGGAACGCCACCTCCTATGGTTACGATGCCCGGGGAAACCTGGCCGCCCTGACCCGGCCCGACGGAAGGACCATTGCCTACCGGTATGACTGGAACGGAAGGCTCCTGGAAAAGGTCTTCTCCGACGGCTCGACCGCCGCCTTCCGGTATGACGATGCGGGGAACCTGGTCTATGCAGGGAATCAACACATCGCCTACCAGTTCACCTACGACGCAAACCGCCGGGTGACGGAGGTCGTCGATTCCGAGGGCCGGCGGATCCGCTACTCCTACGATGCCCTGGGGAACCGGACGGAGATGGTCACGCCGGAGGGGAAGGCCGTTTCCTACACGTACGACCTCAACGGCCGCCTCACCGGGATCGGGACGGCAAACGCAGAAGGGGACAGCCCGGAGAGCGGCAGCGGGAATGCAAGCAGCGGAACCTACAACTTTACCTACGACTCGGCGGGGAGGAGGACCCTGCTGGCCCGGCCGGGCGGGACGACCACAGCCTACAGCTACGATGCCGGGAGCCGTCTGCTGAAGATCCTCCACCGGGACAGGGACGGCCGGACCCTCGACACCGTCGGCTACACCCACGACAACACCGGCAACCGGGTCACCCGGGAGGAGAAGGACAGGACCGTCTCCTACGGCTATGATGCCGTGGACCGCCTGACGGAGGCATCCCCCAAGCCGAAATCCGCAAAGGGGATCCTGGGGAAGCTCCTCGAGGAGATTGCGAAGAAGCTGAAGGAAGGCTATGAGTACGACGCCGTGGGGAACCGGGTCCGGGGCCCCGGAAAGAACGACAGCCAGGCCCATGACGCGGGGAACCGGCTCCTGGAGGACCGGGATCACCGCTACGAGTACGATGCCAACGGCAACCTTGTCCGGAAGACCGGAACAGGCCCCCTTGGCGCCGTCACCACCTACCGCTACGATGACGAGAACAACCTGATCGGGGCGGAGATTGCCCTGGGTCCCCTCACCACGGAGATCGAGTACGCCTACGATCCCTTCGGGAGGCGGATCGCAAAAACAGTCAAACGGGAGATCGAGCTGGGGGACCGGGAGTTCAGCATCCCGGCACCCCGGACGATCCGGTACGTCTACGACAACGAGGACGTGATCCTGGAATACCTGAAGCACGGGGACAGGGAGGCGCGCACGGCCTCCTATCTCCACGGCCCCGGGATCGACGAGCCCCTGGCGGTGGAGAGGCGTCGGCCGCCGCTCTTCGGGAACGGCGGATTCGAGGTATTCGATTACCTGGCCGACGGCCTGGGCTCCGTCACCGGCCTGACCGACTCCAAGGGCCGCCTGGTCCAGCGCTACGAGTACGACTCTTTCGGGAACCCGCTGGCGATCAACCCGCTGATCGTCCAGCCCTATGCCTTCACCGGCCGGGAGTACGACCCCGAGACGGGGCTCTACTATTACCGGGCAAGATATTATGATCCCAAGGCAGGACGGTTCATCACGAAAGACCCCATCGGTTTCGCCGGGGGAGTGAATTCATATTCTTGTGTCCAAAATAATCCGGTGAATAAGATTGACCCACTTGGATTATTTGAATGGGTCAATCCAATTCCGTATTGGCGGGGCGTGTATAGAGGCACGAAAGATTTTCTAAGAAACTACCGTGATATGAGGGACGCCAACACCATCGGTGCAGATAAGTATTTTCATTGTATTGCTAATTGCCAGGCAACAAGAGAGGGTCAGGGTGGCAGAGACATATCAGAGATCATCGGTGAAGGTCGTGAGCTTACTGATGAATACATTAAAGGTGATACTCGCTCTGCGTGTGATGAAGACAGGGCTGCAAACAGACAGGGAAGAAATGGTGATCCTGGTGGCACTTGCAGCCAAGTGTGCAATCCATTACGACCTAAGGGACTTGACCCGAGGTATTGA